One part of the Musa acuminata AAA Group cultivar baxijiao chromosome BXJ1-5, Cavendish_Baxijiao_AAA, whole genome shotgun sequence genome encodes these proteins:
- the LOC103984315 gene encoding protein RADIALIS-like 4 isoform X1, which produces MKKIPCVEVRGKGGKLYGKEEVSSSWTEEQNKMFEDALAKYDKDTPDRWNKVARAVRGKTVEEVKRHYELLVEDIGRIENGHMPYGKYLSTSRRAG; this is translated from the exons ATGAAGAAGATTCCATGCGTAGAAGTGAGAGGAAAGGGAGGAAAACTCTATGGGAAGGAAGAAG TGAGCTCATCCTGGACCGAAGAGCAGAACAAGATGTTTGAGGATGCCCTTGCGAAGTATGACAAGGACACACCGGATCGCTGGAACAAAGTTGCTCGAGCTGTGAGGGGGAAGACTGTTGAGGAAGTGAAGCGCCACTATGAGCTGCTTGTCGAGGACATCGGGCGCATCGAGAACGGTCACATGCCCTATGGGAAGTATCTCTCGACTAGCCGCAGGG cAGGTTGA
- the LOC103984315 gene encoding protein RADIALIS-like 4 isoform X2 has product MKKIPCVEVRGKGGKLYGKEEVSSSWTEEQNKMFEDALAKYDKDTPDRWNKVARAVRGKTVEEVKRHYELLVEDIGRIENGHMPYGKYLSTSRRG; this is encoded by the exons ATGAAGAAGATTCCATGCGTAGAAGTGAGAGGAAAGGGAGGAAAACTCTATGGGAAGGAAGAAG TGAGCTCATCCTGGACCGAAGAGCAGAACAAGATGTTTGAGGATGCCCTTGCGAAGTATGACAAGGACACACCGGATCGCTGGAACAAAGTTGCTCGAGCTGTGAGGGGGAAGACTGTTGAGGAAGTGAAGCGCCACTATGAGCTGCTTGTCGAGGACATCGGGCGCATCGAGAACGGTCACATGCCCTATGGGAAGTATCTCTCGACTAGCCGCAGGG GTTGA
- the LOC103984315 gene encoding protein RADIALIS-like 4 isoform X3 translates to MSSGAVSSSWTEEQNKMFEDALAKYDKDTPDRWNKVARAVRGKTVEEVKRHYELLVEDIGRIENGHMPYGKYLSTSRRAG, encoded by the exons ATGTCATCTGGTGCAGTGAGCTCATCCTGGACCGAAGAGCAGAACAAGATGTTTGAGGATGCCCTTGCGAAGTATGACAAGGACACACCGGATCGCTGGAACAAAGTTGCTCGAGCTGTGAGGGGGAAGACTGTTGAGGAAGTGAAGCGCCACTATGAGCTGCTTGTCGAGGACATCGGGCGCATCGAGAACGGTCACATGCCCTATGGGAAGTATCTCTCGACTAGCCGCAGGG cAGGTTGA
- the LOC103984420 gene encoding fasciclin-like arabinogalactan protein 11, giving the protein MATTSVFMVFGLAAVLVLTAPLVQAQPEAAPPAPAGQLNITAILAKGGRYTSFIRLLRQTQVDEQINSQLSNSYNGLTLFAPTDNAFAGLKVGTLNGLSQQQQIELVLYHVLPRYYSLTAFQTATNPVMTQASGKTGVWTLNVTTSSDHQANVSTGVVEVPIDNAVYADFPLAVYSVEKVLLPYEIFGPKPPAAAPTPSTKKPSPAPEHTADVGAAPPPEGSSDSGASLKAREAGWSFIAGVGLLGIAAGNLL; this is encoded by the coding sequence ATGGCCACCACATCTGTCTTCATGGTGTTCGGCTTGGCCGCAGTGCTCGTCCTGACAGCCCCCCTCGTACAGGCCCAGCCTGAAGCCGCTCCTCCCGCCCCCGCCGGCCAGCTCAACATCACTGCCATCCTCGCCAAGGGCGGGCGGTACACCTCCTTCATCCGCCTCCTCCGCCAGACCCAGGTGGACGAGCAGATCAACAGCCAGCTCAGCAACAGCTACAACGGGCTCACCCTGTTCGCCCCCACCGACAACGCCTTTGCCGGCCTCAAGGTCGGCACACTCAACGGCCTCAGCCAGCAGCAGCAGATCGAGCTCGTCCTCTACCACGTCCTCCCGCGCTACTACAGCCTGACCGCGTTCCAGACCGCGACCAACCCGGTGATGACGCAGGCGTCGGGGAAGACCGGCGTGTGGACGCTCAACGTGACCACGTCGTCGGACCACCAGGCCAACGTCTCCACGGGCGTCGTCGAGGTTCCCATCGACAACGCCGTCTACGCCGACTTCCCGCTGGCGGTGTACTCCGTCGAGAAGGTGCTGCTGCCGTACGAGATCTTCGGCCCCAAGCCTCCAGCGGCGGCGCCGACGCCGTCGACGAAGAAGCCCAGCCCCGCACCGGAGCATACAGCCGACGTAGGGGCGGCGCCACCACCCGAGGGCAGTTCTGACTCCGGGGCAAGCTTGAAAGCAAGGGAAGCCGGGTGGAGTTTCATTGCGGGAGTAGGTCTTTTGGGCATTGCAGCGGGTAATCTGCTGTAA
- the LOC135673385 gene encoding ras-related protein RABA1f-like has protein sequence MAYRADDEYDYLFKVVLIGDSGVGKSNLLSRFTRDEFSLESKSTIGVEFATRSIRVEDKVIKAQIWDTAGQERYRAITSAYYRGAVGALVVYDITRHVTFENIERWLKELRDHTDTNIAIMLVGNKADLRHLRAVSIDDAKDFSERENTFFMETSALESTNVEDAFTEVLTQIYRVVSRKALEAGDDDSAALPKGQTVNVGSKDDVSAVKNNGCCSS, from the exons ATGGCGTATAGGGCGGATGACGAATACGACTACCTCTTCAAGGTGGTGCTAATCGGGGACTCCGGGGTCGGGAAATCGAACCTGCTCTCGCGGTTCACGCGGGACGAGTTTAGCCTCGAGTCTAAGTCTACCATTGGCGTCGAGTTCGCCACCCGAAGCATTCGCGTCGAGGACAAGGTCATCAAGGCTCAGATCTGGGACACCGCCGGTCAGGAGAG ATACAGAGCAATCACAAGTGCATATTATCGAGGGGCAGTTGGTGCACTGGTCGTCTATGATATCACTCGTCATGTGACATTCGAGAACATAGAGAGATGGTTGAAAGAACTTAGGGATCACACCGATACCAACATTGCGATCATGCTAGTGGGTAACAAGGCAGATTTGCGTCATCTTAGGGCTGTTAGTATTGATGACGCAAAAGATTTTTCTGAGAGGGAGAACACCTTCTTTATGGAGACATCTGCTCTGGAATCAACAAACGTGGAGGATGCCTTTACCGAAGTGCTCACCCAGATCTATCGCGTGGTAAGCAGGAAGGCACTTGAAGCAGGCGATGATGATTCAGCAGCTTTGCCAAAGGGGCAGACGGTCAATGTTGGCAGCAAGGATGATGTATCTGCTGTTAAGAACAATGGTTGCTGCTCATCTTAG